A single window of Desulfomicrobium macestii DNA harbors:
- a CDS encoding IS3 family transposase: MSARKSRRATRNETLREAVRFYHRQSNGIYGYRKVHRDLVEDAGLSCSLETVRRVMQVEGLRSKI; this comes from the coding sequence TTGTCCGCTCGAAAAAGCCGGCGGGCAACTCGAAATGAGACGTTGCGTGAGGCAGTCCGCTTTTACCATCGCCAAAGCAATGGTATTTACGGATATCGAAAGGTGCACAGAGACCTCGTCGAAGACGCGGGTCTGTCGTGTAGTCTTGAGACTGTGCGTCGTGTCATGCAGGTGGAAGGGTTACGATCCAAAATTAT